The nucleotide window TTTTTTGGGGAACTCAGAACCTGGAACCTGTTTgttatatttaatgtattttctttcttttggttTCGCCCCCTCCCTAAAAAAGCCGGGGACTGATGTGTATGTATGGTATGTGGTCCGTGAGAGGTTTCTGGATCATTACCTTGAAAGGACTTGGTTTGATGTTCTGTATAGTTGCTCCATCTAAAATCTAAAACCCTGTGTCCATGTGGCTCAGGGATAGACTTAGATGAAGGTTTATTGGGGAAACTATTAATgtcctttttaaatttattttttgaccAATTTCTAATTTTTCCTTCTTTATAATCTATTTGGTCCCTCCTAAATTTGGTCGCTTTTATATTAGATATTTTGTCATCtactacttttcttttttttttaagatcttgTAATTAATTTCTAAATTTTTAGTATCTCTATGCAAAATTATCTCTTTTTTCATAATGTGGATCTCCTCTTCTATATTTTTTAGTGATCTTTTTTGAAAGTCAACAAGACTTTGAATATATCTTCTTGAACATTCATCACTGGCTTTAAACCACTCTTCCATTAATGTTTTATCTTCTGTACCATAGGCTGGTATTTTTAGAACTCTAAGACCCCTAGGGATGATGTCAGACGCTAGGTATTGTTCTAAAGAAGTTATCTCCCACCATTTTTTGGTTTCTTTCtctaataaatattcacatttttCGAATTTTTTAGAAAGAGTATTATCTATTGGAATAGTTTGTTGGTGGAACAATGCGTTAATTCTTTTATTGCGTTCCTGTCGCATTTCATGATAGACATTATTAGATGCCATATGGGTATACAATACAGTAACAAGTGAGgaacaataaacaaaatataacaaaacttgTACTGTATAGAACCCCAGAGAGACCAGAAAATAATGCTAACACCCCAAAGTGTACCTCACTTACACCAATAcgatatacaaaaaaacaaacaaatctatACAGCGTCAAAGAAGTAGGAGTATAGATCAAAAAGGGGgtagcacacacatatacagagaataCAACCTGTATCCAACAGGGAAAGATCTTGGAGGAgtctatttttgtttgtttgtttccttgTTTTGTATTTCCCCTAATTGAAAATTCCCCTTAAAGTGGTGGGTTGTCTCTCCCCTCTGAAAGTGCCTGCGATGTGCCAAAAGCTGCTAACGTTTGCTGTCGCAGCTAGTAAATCACAATGGCACTGAAAGTTTGCTTTTTTGAAgtcttaacaccataaccactagagcccacttttgtgattatggtgccaggagtgcccttgcaCCCCAAACAATAAGTAGCCGTTAAACAGTTTCACGAGGTACTGAAAGGCACACAGTATTAGTACACTAGGAGAAGGGACCATACCCTTCAGGAGCCCTCCTGGTAAGCATGTATAACGGGACCCCATGCCATGTCGGTGTCAGGGGGGCCCATGCCGTTCGGTGTCAGCGGGGGCCCATTAAGCTGGATATCTTTTTATTTAGAGAGGTTTAGATTGATAATTTTCACTGGTCCTCTCCAAAGATGGCGCACTCTTTAGGACGAGGGTGACTGAAAGACAGACTCCAGCTTTTATAGATCTACAAATGCCATGATGGATATTTCAGGCTAAAAATTGCAATTCCCTTGTCCAGTCTTACTTGTTATAGTGAATAATCCCTATTAGATCTATGCTCTGCACTTTCTTCACAGGTGCTTCCATAATTATTAGACTAGACGCCCATTTATCTGTCAGGCAGTCGTTTTATTTATGTTTCCCTGAATGTAGAATTATCAAGAGCAACATGGGTGTCCCATACTTAGGTCGACAAAGCCATCTTTGTTCTGTTTCAGCTATTGATGCATTGACATTTGCAAGCAACAAGGGCTTTTATTCACCGTATGTAGAATATGTCTCTTTCATGACCTTACTTTTGGTCAGATTAAGTTGTTGCAGTTATAGAGCAGGGATTCGAAAAGTCGCAGGCCGCCATGGTGAATAAAGATTTTGTCCTGGCTCCTGGAATTCATCAGCCCGTTCCCACAGAGTAACATTTTAGTTGGGGCCTTCAACGTTCTGCAGTGGGCTGGCTTGGTAAGGCCTAAATTTTGGTTATGGAACTAAATTCTGGTGAAACCAGACACCAAGGACACCAAGGATTAATCGTGTGGCAGGTGGCCAGTGCTTGCTTGCCAACTGCTAAACTAaatagttaaaataataataataataataataatctggatGGAATACGTCGGGATCCCAAGCCTGGCACCATTCctcctgcttccactacacaaagatacacgtgttaatttacatattttttatgtaatattttatttgtacataaataataataataataataataataataatacatgtttaATCACAATTCAACAATTTGGAGGGTTACTTGCAAAAAATAATCaaagtgatttttttaatttaaggccaaagtagtcaaactgaaagtatagctgacttagaggatgtttcttttttgtctattttcaccttaaatttgaaatttagttgcaattcttactttagtgttcaataaatattttcgttggataaaaaatattaatgttaattCTCCTTCCAGTAATTCTTATTGTGGATCACAACCAAGACTAACTCCAATCTGCCCTCCAACAAAAATCCTCAAATGTCTGCTTCTCTAATAACGGTGGAACTCTTCGTCTTACTGGTGGAGTTATAATAGGCGCTTCCGAGGTGAATATTGCATCAAAGTTGCTGACGTCTTCGGCTCCGTTGATGGTTGGCACAAATGGAGGTGTCACATTTTGTAATAACAATGCGTTCCAATCTATATGCTGGAAAGGAATGTGTAAGATAATGAGCATCACGTAAAAGCCAgtaaaataactatatacaatacaaaataacagCTAATATGCCCAAAAGGCTACATTTTGTACAGATCCCAATTGGATTCTCAAAACCGATCTTCAGACTAACTTAAAGGAAtagtccaagcatcataaccactatatcttggtgtagtagttatggtgacagGAACTCTGTGGCACCCTactagtgtaagtagtcaaactgtttgtgaATGatgtgacaacttacctggagtccGCTGGTTTCCTCCTCCTTTCCAGCCCCTAACCTCCCTGCAGTGAGCTAGCCTTGCAGTGCATGGaggcactcattggctgagagtgctcaggTAACACTCTCAGCCACTGAGTCAACCTGCGACCAGAGCCCAGCGGACCCCAGGTAAGCTGCCAAAGCTTTTACAaatggctgcagtggttatggtttttgaagtgttttgttttaaatcaccAGGATGGAgggagttgttttttttaaagactagTGAGACTAACATTAAATATGGGAAATACATCTGTTTTCAACGATACATTTTATTACTTAGAATGTTTATTTAGCTTCCTTCCTAAATGACAATTCTACTTTAAAGTTGCTCTGCCATAATTTACAAACTCCATCAATGGGATCAACCTTACTTGGGATCTGGGAATTGACAGAACTTAACAAGAGAAACTTCTTTGCCAATCTTGGACTTGACCGTAAGACACAGTATTGCCTTGTTTGAATTTCAGTAAAATTTCAAAGCCGCTAATATGAATATCATACAAAGATTTTTTCTTGCCGAAAGTCTCACAATTTTTTTGTGACAAAACCACTTTAAGTGAgaagacaaaacaaagaaaacatggGGACGTACTTGAAAAAAAGGATGGTCTTTCACGTCCTCTGCATCTCTCTCGCTGGATCCCAGACGCTTCACATGGTTTTTACTCAGTAACTGTAAAAggaatttttttaaataggttttttttttttactacagagGGGGAGTGAATTCAAAAGTCAGTCTGCAAATCTGAGGTTAAAATATCAGATATAAAATGTATCTAACTCTAGTTTCCAGACTTGGCTCCTTCAGCCATGATGTCTCTCCTCTTTGCAAAATCAAAAACCCTGGCATTATGCCCACCGGAGACCGGGCTCTGCATCTGCCACGCGGCAACTACCTGCATGCTTACATACAAGCCACTAGTGGGTAATAATGCAGGATTATGGGTATCATAGAATGAGAGAGCAGATATGCCGTGTTTTGTTCTAAAACTCTGTAATAATGAATGTTTCTttacctgcattaacacacacagctagATACATCCAATTCAAGGTGTATATAGTATTGAGAAATTTGCATGGCCAATAAAAGAGCTATTGggaacacataaaataaaaaaaactgatacATTCCATGTGCCACAGATCACCCGGAACTCCATTCTATTCTACACATGCTACAGAAGTTTATAGAATTCCCCCATCCCAACTCAGGTTTCTAGGGTTGAATCACCACTCATCAATGGCGAATAGACATTCTGAGCTCGGGTCGTATGCTATATTAAATTTGCATGGTGACTTACCCTACTTAGTATTGAAGTGGCTTTACTAGACAATGACGCTGGTATTTTCAGTTTACGTTTGGCAATATTAGCATATAACGTCTCAATATCACGGCCTTCAAAGGGtaactagagaaaaaataaattttaaaaaccaCAGGTTAAGTTTTAAAAAGTTGTAAAATTCAGAAGTAGACAGTTGAGCAATGAATGAATACTTTAGGATTTTTATAATGCTAGTAGTACAGATGACACAATgtgttgtgtgagtgtatgaaagtATAATATGTGCAGGAGAACTATAAACTGTCATTATATACATCACCGGGTGTACTGCAGGGGAGTGAAATGCGTCTGGCgaagctctgtgattggctggaaTTTTCAAAAACACTGAACAATTTTCACGTCAGCATGGAATCGCTATTTTTGAGCTGTCAGACAAAGGACTGGAAGATCTATATTCTAATTAATTTTCTCctggtatttttatttatttacttttttaattgtAATCTAGTATTATTTTGTACAGTTATATTGGGTTATGGtggcttttattatttttgtaaggagagaaaaaaattgGAATACGAAAGACTTCAATAAGTAACTATGTGGGATGTTTATTAGGGTCAGAAATACTGAGCATCTTCTCACCGTATTTCGGTATTTGTAAAGAAGCAGTATACAGAGGGTTACACACTATGTACGGACACAACGCCAGCCACTGAGCTACTGGACATGGGCCGGAGCAGAAGGCGGGGATGAGTCATTGGTAAGAGATTTTTTTCACTCTCTGGGAAATAAATCACAGAGTGGGGGGTGTTTGGCAGCCAAATGTTTTTCGTGGGAATCAATAGTCAGGGGTAATTTACATGGTATTGACACGAATTGGGAATGTAGCTATGTGGGGATCTATTATGGGAAGGAGAATGTGAGATGTGATTTGGATGAGGATGGACTCATATAGTTAAATGCCAGGCAAACGTGTGATAAATGAGTGGAAAAATAACTGTCAGGGAGTGTGGGGTCTGTGTCTGAAAGGGAGGAGTTAATTCATTGGCAGAGAAATTATGGGGGGTCTCTTTTGGGGtgggatgggatgggatggggTGGGGTGGGAGAGTGAAATTATTGGAGGGGAGAcccaaaaaaagtaataaaaaaaaaaatagagcatcGTTTTCTATAAAGAATGGTGTTATGTTAAAAGCAAATACTTGGCAGAATCTCTTTATATTTTCTAATCAGAAATCTGTCTGTAAATTCTTAATGAAAGATTCTTCTTACGTATCTAGTTAGCATTACGTAAATAACCACTCCGAAGCTCCACCAGTCCACAGATCTTGTATATGCCATGCGCTTGGCCATTTCAGGAGCCATATAATTAGGAGTTCCACAAAGGCCGATGAGTCTATCTCCGTATCCGACTCCTTAGAAATAGAGAAAATAGAATTGTATATTAGCTGAGGATAGATGTTCAGTTTTAGCAATTTACATTTCAAGATGACTTCCAGTTCGGTGTTTTGCTGCCACAACTGCTCATAGAATTTCCCTCCGAATCTGGATTTATACCATtaaaaagtggggggggggggtgcggtcTCAACGCTAACGAGAGCAGACGCATGTCGGCTAAGCTCCCACGGCCGGCATACTAAACGGCGGATTTCGGGGCTCCTACCTACCCTTACCCCGCCCGAGATCGAACTAAACAGCTCACCTCACAATGGGGAAGAAAGCAAAGAAGCTCAAAACCCTTACCGGGAACGGCACCCGCGATATCGCCGACCTCCTACAACCGCGGcctaggcccaaaatggcgccgcaACTTGACTCATACTACACATCCTCCGAGGATGAAACTCTGGATGCACCGGATGAAATCCCCTGCTCGGTGAGCATGATTAGCCCACGAGTAGAGGAAGACCTGACAGCCCCAGCGACTAAAGGGGATATTAAGACTCTGCTGTCAAATATAAGAGCCTTTTTCAATGCAGACCTGAACGTAATACGGGAGGATGTAACAAAGGTGACTGCCAGAGTACAGGCCAACGAGGACACCATCACCTCCCTAGCCCAAAAGCAAGCAAGTAACACAGAGCTACTGCTGCAGCTCCAAGCATCACACAAGACCATGCAGGTCAGACTGGATGCCCAGGACGATGCGAGGAGACGCAATAACCTTAAAATAAGGGGCATAGCCGAATCAATTACGGAACAAGAGCTGCCCCATTTTTTACGCCGGCTATGGACTACCCTGCTGCCGCAGCGCTCTGCAAAGAGCATACAGATAGACGGCTATTACAGGCTTGCCAAATCAAAcagggccccggccggagtgcCCCGAGACGTCCTGATACGTTTCCCACTGCTTCGCGACAAGCTGGCCCTACAGGACAGTATAAAATCCAGAACACCCCTCAAGTTTGAGGAGATGCAACTTCAATTCTTACAAGATCTATGCCGCTCTACCCTGGAATGGAGACGATcctttcaacaggtgacaaagatcCTGCGCTCTGCAAACATCAGCTACAAATGGGGGCCCTCTCGCGCACTAATTGTTCAGAAAGACGGGAACACACATCAGCTTCCAACCGCAGACGACTCCACGGCATTCCTTCAGGGACTGGGCCTCACCATGGCATCTGCCCGCACGACTCGCCCGGGACACAGCTGGGACGTGCATAGGATCGTTCCTTTTACCCCACGCTCCGCAGCTGACACCGGCTGATGCTGAAGAGGAGCCAGCAGCCAATAGAAAAGGGACTGACCCCTACACCAGTCCCCGATGCTTATGCACCATTgctgtttaaatgtttaaaagttATTGTTTTAATACCTGTTAACACCCAGAGCTCTGCTCAACACTATTCACACAGCTGATCCCAGGTGCTAGTACACCTTATAAGACATGTCCCAATAGGAGGGCACAGTAACCGGAGATTTCcctccaccccctcctcccccccccccccaacactctgGGGTAATTGAGTGTAAATTGTTAAACGACTCACACGACTGTCCACCGTAGTACCTATGTGTCCAGCAGGGCTACAGCTTCCTTATATAAGACCCTTGGGGCTGGGTCCCTCTAACAGATCCACGGCCCTAATCAACTTAAAACGCCCTACATTACTTCGCACGACGTACAACTATTAGTAACCCAACACCTATATCTTACTAGTGTATCACGACACTCTGCCGGTGTCCTAGAACCTGACGCCCAAATCAAGGACATAACCTTGTATACCTGCAGAGTGCTTAATGACCTctactcaaaaataaaaaatgtgcattattGAATCACACTGTACCAATATTGTTGAAATGTGGCATACGAAAGCTGTTGTGGCACAGTATGCATGCTTGTTAACTccttgcacaaagaaaataaagaattaaaaaaaaaaaaaaaaaaagtgaaaattgcCATTATTGCAGTGGCCGCATTCGGGCTGGGTTTAGGTACTCTATACACTTACACTACACTTCAGTCACAAagactttaaaggaacagtctGAGCACCGTAACAactcttcatctaaatgaagttgttattgtgccagCAGGCGCCAGGCACACTCTTACTTCCAAGGGGTTAAACGAACTTTCTGAGAACAGCTGAACACCTTGAGGTACAAATGCACCCAGGggcctcatggcaccataaccatttaatTCAGATTAAGATGTTGTGGTGCCTAAACTGTCTTTTTATTCTTAATTAAACATGCTAATGGGTTAACTCATGGCTGATGACTGGTAATATGTTTCTGTATCGAATCACATCtttctataaaaataatattgaatAGCATTTGCTGAGCTTGttgaaatctttaaaaaaaaaaatctatttttctgAGGGACCAAAGCAGTAGCCCAGTCTATTTTTCCTGACTCACAACATAATTTAAATTGGAAAAATCGGGGAACGTTCCTTTAGGTTTATTTTGGAAGAAAGTACACATTTTATAGACATCCTATTATATGTTAAATGGCTGTTTAAATTAAAGATAACTCTGATTTTGAACTCAGTAagtgtgaccttttttttttttaaatctgaaattaGTTTAGAACATTTTAGTTACCTTCTACAGACAGACCGTAGTCAGTAATCTTTGCAAATCCCTTCTCGTCCAGAACAATATTTTCAACCTTCAGATCCCTAGATTAAAATGTAGAAAAGAaagttttatta belongs to Pelobates fuscus isolate aPelFus1 chromosome 7, aPelFus1.pri, whole genome shotgun sequence and includes:
- the LOC134569111 gene encoding serine/threonine-protein kinase N2-like; translation: MAPEMAKRMAYTRSVDWWSFGVVIYVMLTRYLPFEGRDIETLYANIAKRKLKIPASLSSKATSILSRLLSKNHVKRLGSSERDAEDVKDHPFFQHIDWNALLLQNVTPPFVPTINGAEDVSNFDAIFTSEAPIITPPVRRRVPPLLEKQTFEDFCWRADWS